From Alteribacter keqinensis, one genomic window encodes:
- a CDS encoding fatty acid desaturase family protein, whose protein sequence is MENNKPAEQAEFHSFGWYAARVSPHMPKKAFKAVPGRLWGGLIYAVIALGGIFSIAFFDLNIWLKFLIAGVLGSSFASLGFLGHEILHGTVVRKRWLRNFLGAVAFWPLTTGPELWKKWHNMEHHHHTQDEHKDPDAWPSVNKLAKSRFLRWMYRIPFTIRALSGFIALAFTFTLHSSHMFVTYIKDFNKEKQVKVWVQFILPWATWIGLLLWIGPVKWIFAFLLPLLIANFIVMAYISTNHRLNPLVPVNDPLANSLTVTVPKWVDVLHFNFSYHTEHHLFPGMNPKYYPIVKRRIKDMWPDRYHEMPMSKAMIALWKTPRVYFEQDQLVDPTRAAAYGSLGNGLDPNDIKSRDVDLSKLKLGKKKEE, encoded by the coding sequence ATGGAAAATAATAAGCCCGCAGAACAAGCCGAGTTTCATTCATTCGGATGGTATGCTGCGAGGGTATCGCCGCATATGCCAAAAAAGGCGTTTAAGGCTGTACCTGGACGATTGTGGGGCGGATTGATTTATGCTGTGATTGCTCTTGGAGGTATTTTCTCCATTGCGTTTTTTGACTTAAATATCTGGCTTAAATTTCTGATTGCAGGGGTACTTGGTTCAAGCTTTGCTTCCCTTGGCTTTTTAGGCCATGAAATTCTCCATGGCACGGTTGTGAGAAAGCGGTGGCTCCGTAATTTCCTCGGCGCTGTGGCATTCTGGCCTCTGACAACCGGTCCGGAACTGTGGAAGAAATGGCATAATATGGAGCACCATCACCACACACAGGATGAGCATAAGGACCCTGATGCATGGCCGTCGGTGAATAAGCTGGCGAAAAGCCGTTTCCTGCGCTGGATGTACCGCATTCCGTTTACGATCCGGGCACTGTCGGGCTTTATCGCTCTGGCGTTTACATTTACCCTTCATTCTTCACATATGTTTGTCACGTATATTAAGGACTTTAATAAAGAAAAGCAGGTCAAGGTGTGGGTCCAGTTTATCCTTCCTTGGGCGACATGGATCGGACTTCTGTTGTGGATCGGGCCGGTTAAGTGGATCTTTGCATTCCTGCTGCCCCTATTGATTGCTAACTTTATTGTCATGGCGTATATTTCAACAAATCACCGCCTGAATCCCCTTGTGCCGGTTAATGATCCTCTTGCGAACAGCCTGACGGTCACGGTGCCGAAGTGGGTGGATGTGCTTCACTTTAACTTTTCGTACCACACGGAGCATCACCTGTTCCCGGGTATGAATCCGAAGTATTACCCGATTGTGAAGCGCCGCATTAAAGATATGTGGCCGGATCGCTATCACGAAATGCCGATGAGTAAGGCAATGATTGCGCTGTGGAAAACACCACGGGTTTACTTTGAGCAGGATCAGCTTGTGGACCCGACGAGGGCTGCGGCATACGGATCTCTCGGTAATGGCCTTGACCCGAATGATATCAAGAGCCGTGATGTGGATTTGAGCAAGCTGAAGCTGGGGAAGAAGAAAGAAGAGTAG
- a CDS encoding TraB/GumN family protein yields MKRLQIYMILIALLTIAGCTAQPMESKESFFKDRQLEEAVRDALGQPEGDLTETGLSQIRTLHAFERDIKSLEGIDVLTSLEELIIFGNEIEDITPLLDLPSIESVDIENNPLNLSVGTESYSVVRTLIDNDVFVFIDEERFALDMEPSRGIFYEVTHGEKTVYLLGSIHIGSEELYPLNDEIEEAFESSSAAAFEIDFNELSDERMMELATEAGMLGPGEELQDYITEEEFKRLAFLLRPFGVSSDDLSQFKPWYVQEFLLSIVSMTAGYSPELGIDMHFLERASDDGKEIIGLETAESQLAVQETLTLDTQGEMLSETLEEYDELGDELLELMAMWRLGDHESLTELRYAEDDAPEDYQEYIRMLTDDRDRAMTDKISEFLESGEHDTYFVVVGAIHLLGENSITDLLEQRGYDVELGLDPQETEEEAV; encoded by the coding sequence ATGAAGAGGTTACAAATCTATATGATCCTGATCGCCCTCCTGACCATTGCAGGATGCACAGCACAACCAATGGAGAGTAAAGAATCGTTCTTTAAGGACAGACAACTTGAGGAAGCTGTCAGAGATGCTCTCGGCCAGCCGGAAGGCGATCTCACAGAAACAGGTCTCAGCCAGATAAGGACCCTCCATGCTTTTGAGCGTGACATTAAAAGTCTCGAGGGGATCGATGTCCTTACGTCTCTGGAAGAACTGATCATATTTGGAAACGAAATCGAAGACATCACTCCTCTCCTCGATCTCCCGAGTATTGAGAGTGTGGATATTGAAAACAACCCTCTGAACCTTTCTGTAGGCACAGAGTCATACAGCGTTGTAAGAACCCTCATCGACAATGATGTGTTTGTTTTTATTGACGAGGAACGTTTCGCCCTCGATATGGAGCCTTCCCGCGGGATCTTTTACGAAGTTACCCACGGGGAAAAAACAGTTTACCTTCTTGGATCGATTCACATTGGGTCAGAAGAGCTTTATCCGCTCAATGATGAGATTGAAGAGGCATTTGAATCCTCATCCGCCGCTGCATTCGAAATTGACTTTAATGAACTCTCTGATGAGCGCATGATGGAACTGGCCACAGAAGCAGGAATGCTGGGTCCCGGCGAGGAGCTTCAGGATTACATTACAGAAGAAGAATTCAAACGACTGGCCTTCCTTCTCCGTCCGTTTGGTGTATCAAGCGATGACCTGTCACAATTCAAACCATGGTACGTTCAGGAATTCCTTTTATCCATCGTCTCCATGACGGCCGGATACTCTCCTGAGCTTGGGATTGACATGCACTTTCTCGAACGGGCATCTGATGATGGAAAAGAAATCATCGGCCTTGAAACGGCAGAAAGCCAATTGGCCGTCCAGGAAACACTCACCCTCGATACCCAGGGAGAAATGCTGAGTGAAACCCTCGAAGAGTATGATGAACTCGGAGATGAACTGCTGGAACTCATGGCCATGTGGCGTCTCGGTGACCACGAGTCCCTTACCGAACTCCGTTACGCAGAAGACGATGCACCGGAAGACTATCAGGAATACATCCGCATGCTTACAGATGACCGCGACCGGGCAATGACCGATAAAATTTCAGAGTTCCTCGAAAGCGGTGAACACGACACTTACTTTGTCGTTGTGGGCGCCATCCACCTCCTCGGGGAAAACAGCATCACAGACCTCCTTGAGCAAAGAGGATACGATGTTGAATTAGGTCTCGATCCACAGGAGACGGAAGAGGAAGCAGTATAA
- a CDS encoding ABC-F family ATP-binding cassette domain-containing protein — translation MTILSVDGLTKTYGEKVLFDNLSFSIKKGQRIGLLGVNGTGKSTLLKVLAGIESSEGGRMDHANDFHIEYLPQEPELDPERTVLEQIYYGDSTIMRVMRDYEKASHELEKDPSSEKLQAQVMRQQERMEENEAWEASTVAKTVLTKLGITDFTKQIQHLSGGQKKRVAIAKALIQPADILILDEPTNHLDNATIEWLEQFLAQYKGAIILVTHDRYFLNRVTNHIFELDHGSLYAYEGNYETYLEKRAEREAQSEIQEAKHQNILRRELAWLKRGAKARTTKQKARIQRAEAMQEESFDREKRDLDFAIGANRLGKKVIELQGVTKHLGGKTLFADLDYLVVPGERLGIIGPNGTGKSTLLNIIAGRLAPDGGHVETGETVKIGYYTQDHQEMDENLRVIEYIKEAAEIVHTADGDVITAEQMLERFMFPRPMQWNVIRRLSGGERRRLYLLRVLMGEPNVLFLDEPTNDLDTQTLSILEDYLDQFPGVVITVSHDRYFLDRVVDRLLMFKGRGHVDRFFGHYSDYMAEHGSLAEAKQAFEKPAVETKAEQPVSAGKKTKKLSYKEQQEWNTIEDRIAKLEEKIETVQEGIVSAGSDSVKVQELYAAQQKAEEELEQAMERWEELSLLVEEIDAAKK, via the coding sequence ATGACGATTTTATCTGTGGACGGATTAACAAAAACATATGGTGAAAAAGTGTTGTTTGACAACCTTTCTTTTTCCATTAAAAAAGGGCAGCGAATCGGCCTTTTAGGTGTAAATGGGACAGGGAAGTCAACGCTTTTGAAAGTACTGGCCGGGATTGAGAGCTCAGAGGGGGGCAGGATGGACCATGCCAACGACTTTCATATTGAATACCTGCCTCAGGAGCCTGAACTCGATCCTGAACGAACGGTACTTGAACAAATCTATTACGGGGATTCAACCATTATGCGGGTCATGCGTGATTATGAGAAGGCTTCCCATGAGCTTGAAAAAGATCCATCAAGTGAGAAGCTTCAGGCACAAGTGATGAGGCAGCAGGAACGTATGGAGGAAAATGAAGCTTGGGAAGCCAGTACTGTCGCTAAAACCGTTCTTACAAAGCTTGGGATTACGGATTTCACGAAGCAGATTCAACATTTATCCGGAGGCCAGAAGAAGCGGGTTGCTATTGCGAAAGCCCTGATTCAGCCGGCGGATATTCTTATATTGGATGAGCCGACGAACCATCTTGATAATGCAACGATTGAATGGCTTGAGCAGTTTCTTGCCCAGTATAAAGGGGCGATTATTCTTGTGACTCACGACCGGTACTTTTTAAACCGGGTTACCAATCATATCTTCGAACTCGATCACGGGAGTCTGTACGCATATGAAGGAAATTATGAGACGTACCTGGAAAAAAGAGCCGAGCGGGAAGCACAGTCGGAAATACAGGAAGCCAAGCACCAGAACATTCTGCGCCGGGAGCTTGCCTGGCTGAAGCGGGGGGCAAAAGCGAGAACAACGAAGCAGAAAGCCCGGATCCAGCGGGCCGAAGCCATGCAGGAAGAATCTTTTGACCGGGAGAAGCGGGACCTTGACTTTGCCATCGGGGCAAACCGTCTTGGGAAAAAGGTCATTGAACTCCAAGGTGTCACAAAACATCTGGGAGGAAAGACGTTGTTTGCGGACCTTGACTATCTCGTGGTGCCGGGAGAGCGTCTTGGCATCATCGGACCGAATGGAACGGGAAAATCAACCCTGTTAAATATCATAGCCGGTCGCCTTGCGCCGGATGGAGGTCATGTGGAAACGGGTGAGACGGTGAAGATTGGCTATTATACACAGGATCATCAGGAAATGGACGAAAACCTGAGAGTCATCGAATATATTAAAGAAGCGGCAGAAATTGTCCACACTGCAGACGGGGACGTGATTACTGCTGAACAGATGCTGGAGCGTTTTATGTTTCCGCGGCCAATGCAGTGGAATGTGATCCGGAGACTGTCTGGAGGAGAGAGGCGTCGTCTGTATCTTTTGCGAGTGCTGATGGGGGAGCCAAACGTTCTGTTTCTTGATGAGCCGACGAATGACCTGGATACCCAGACGTTGAGCATACTGGAAGATTACCTCGATCAGTTCCCTGGAGTGGTCATTACCGTTTCCCACGACCGTTATTTTCTTGACCGTGTCGTAGACCGCCTTCTTATGTTTAAAGGACGGGGTCACGTAGATCGTTTTTTCGGCCATTATTCAGATTACATGGCAGAGCACGGGTCACTTGCTGAGGCAAAACAGGCATTTGAGAAACCGGCCGTTGAGACAAAGGCGGAACAGCCTGTTTCTGCCGGTAAAAAAACAAAGAAACTTTCCTATAAGGAACAGCAGGAGTGGAATACGATTGAAGACCGCATTGCAAAACTGGAAGAAAAGATTGAGACGGTTCAGGAAGGAATTGTAAGCGCGGGCAGTGACTCTGTAAAAGTACAGGAACTTTATGCCGCACAGCAAAAAGCAGAAGAAGAACTTGAACAGGCGATGGAGCGGTGGGAAGAGCTGTCTCTGCTCGTGGAAGAAATTGATGCTGCTAAAAAGTAA
- a CDS encoding SNF2 helicase associated domain-containing protein: MFRGLTEDRIKDASSSATVFSRGRRYFEDGAVEDLSFSSVAEVYEATVIGMDDYDVMVDVNNGNIDIASARCTCQAFDTYPGLCKHLSAFLLQILHEAGKNKRGRLTPVTGATVGRKDHAKSLIESFNQVYDRKKESFSEKEQLQVEFTLNLTSSWGTYSGAIDLEMKIGPKRRYVVKDIKEFLFAMEQSDAVRFSKLFTYHPSDYSFKDEDLRVFRQLSRIFHVEEEILSFGYRNSGLNDDKRRMQIPNSFLKDTLEALKVCDVKVETNMGAGDHFTGLDVEYNPEKLPLHFTLQYLDEERQQYQLRFTSKEKLMVIGEKYNVAFFDGTFYFITDEEKRTLLTIDRQFADIEEVTVPKEQMMDFSSVVLPQLMAVGTVDVAPDVKQLIKAEPLTGKLYVDMVDDMATARLEFVYGDMTLSPFDLEQPDSEEIVVRDVEKEMLLLSQIESLPFKYNGKELYLEVWEDVLDFLLVELPVLSEMMEVYTTSEVQRFIHTPVDDPKIHVEKNERMNLLDITFQFEGIEGGEIEAMLTALAENRKYYKLSNGAYMNLQDERFANMKQVLEQMPTPMDGYARQSQVPLMQAFLLDEAGAESIKRGKRFRELLERIYHPEEVDTTVPKTLNATMREYQKVGFGWLKTLGTYGFGGILADDMGLGKTIQTIAYLLSEKADGKEGQALIVCPSSLVYNWQKEIQRFAPSLSTAVISGPSAERLSLLEGAKEADVVITSYPLLRRDTEHYIKTVFSVFILDEAQYVKNDWTQTARAVKAIRASQAFALSGTPIENSLDELYSIFEVVLPGLFRSKKAFKEMKETDVAKRVRPFVLRRVKEDVLSDLPDKIENVQFTELSDSQKAVYLAQLQMLKNEVKTAIREDSFQENRMKILAGLTRLRQICCHPKLFMENYTGNSGKLDRLMEYLKEAVPSGKRVVIFSQFTKMLAMIRLELEKHGWKYHYLDGKTPSSDRVAMTEEYNAGGKPLFLISLKAGGTGLNLTGGDTVILFDSWWNPAVEEQAADRVHRFGQKKVVQVVKLVTAGTIEEKIHQLQDQKRELMDKVIQTGETSITSLNKDDIQELLQV, from the coding sequence GTGTTTAGAGGATTAACGGAAGACCGAATTAAAGATGCTTCAAGCTCAGCTACCGTTTTTTCAAGAGGCCGGCGTTACTTTGAAGATGGTGCGGTAGAGGACCTTTCCTTTTCCAGTGTTGCAGAAGTTTATGAAGCTACCGTCATCGGGATGGACGATTACGATGTGATGGTAGATGTGAACAATGGAAATATAGACATTGCAAGCGCAAGGTGCACGTGCCAGGCTTTTGATACCTATCCGGGTCTTTGTAAACATTTATCGGCCTTTTTACTCCAGATCCTTCACGAAGCGGGAAAGAACAAGAGAGGCAGGCTTACCCCGGTGACAGGTGCCACGGTTGGAAGAAAGGATCATGCGAAAAGTCTGATTGAAAGCTTCAATCAGGTTTACGACCGGAAAAAGGAGTCATTCAGTGAAAAAGAGCAGCTCCAGGTAGAGTTTACCCTGAACCTTACGAGCTCATGGGGGACGTATAGCGGGGCGATTGACCTTGAAATGAAAATCGGGCCGAAACGGCGCTACGTTGTAAAAGACATAAAGGAATTTCTTTTCGCCATGGAGCAGTCCGATGCTGTACGGTTTTCAAAGCTGTTTACATACCACCCGTCCGACTACTCGTTTAAGGACGAGGACCTTCGTGTGTTCAGACAGCTATCAAGAATCTTTCACGTGGAAGAGGAGATCCTGTCTTTCGGTTACCGGAACTCAGGTTTAAATGACGACAAACGGCGGATGCAGATTCCCAATTCTTTTTTAAAGGACACACTTGAGGCACTGAAGGTGTGTGATGTGAAGGTAGAAACGAACATGGGGGCGGGGGATCACTTCACAGGACTTGATGTGGAGTACAATCCGGAGAAGCTCCCCCTTCATTTTACCCTCCAGTATTTGGATGAAGAGAGGCAGCAGTACCAGCTTCGGTTTACGAGCAAGGAGAAGCTGATGGTAATCGGGGAAAAGTACAATGTGGCGTTTTTCGATGGGACATTTTATTTTATTACCGATGAAGAGAAGCGGACGCTCCTCACGATTGACCGTCAGTTTGCGGATATTGAAGAGGTGACAGTGCCGAAAGAGCAGATGATGGATTTCTCCTCCGTTGTGCTGCCTCAGCTTATGGCTGTCGGAACTGTGGATGTAGCCCCGGACGTAAAGCAGCTCATCAAAGCAGAACCCCTTACAGGAAAGCTGTATGTGGATATGGTGGATGACATGGCGACAGCCCGTCTCGAATTTGTCTACGGGGACATGACGTTATCCCCATTCGACCTTGAACAGCCGGACAGTGAAGAGATTGTCGTCCGGGATGTGGAAAAAGAGATGCTTCTGTTATCGCAGATCGAGAGCCTGCCCTTCAAGTACAACGGCAAAGAGCTTTATCTGGAAGTGTGGGAGGATGTGCTCGATTTTCTGTTAGTGGAATTGCCGGTACTTTCGGAGATGATGGAAGTGTACACCACCTCCGAGGTCCAACGGTTTATTCATACACCGGTGGATGATCCGAAAATTCATGTGGAAAAAAATGAACGAATGAACCTGCTTGATATTACTTTTCAGTTTGAAGGAATTGAAGGCGGGGAAATTGAGGCCATGCTTACGGCTCTTGCTGAAAACAGGAAGTACTATAAGCTTTCGAACGGTGCTTACATGAACCTCCAGGATGAGCGCTTCGCGAACATGAAGCAAGTTCTGGAGCAGATGCCGACGCCGATGGATGGCTACGCTCGACAGAGCCAGGTGCCTCTCATGCAGGCTTTTTTGCTTGATGAGGCCGGGGCGGAATCCATCAAGCGAGGCAAACGGTTCCGGGAACTGCTGGAGCGGATTTATCATCCTGAAGAAGTGGATACGACCGTTCCAAAAACGCTGAATGCGACCATGCGGGAGTATCAAAAGGTCGGATTCGGCTGGCTGAAAACCCTCGGCACTTATGGGTTTGGCGGTATTTTAGCCGATGATATGGGACTTGGAAAAACAATTCAGACGATCGCGTATCTTTTGTCGGAAAAAGCGGACGGAAAAGAAGGCCAGGCGCTGATCGTATGTCCATCGAGTCTCGTGTACAACTGGCAAAAGGAAATTCAGCGGTTTGCCCCGTCACTCAGCACGGCGGTGATTTCTGGACCCTCAGCCGAGCGTCTGAGCCTGTTGGAAGGGGCGAAGGAAGCAGACGTTGTGATCACCTCGTATCCGCTGTTGCGGCGGGATACGGAGCACTACATAAAAACGGTGTTTTCGGTGTTTATTCTTGACGAAGCCCAGTATGTTAAAAATGACTGGACCCAGACGGCGAGGGCGGTGAAAGCCATCCGGGCAAGCCAGGCGTTTGCATTGAGCGGAACTCCGATTGAAAATTCACTGGATGAGCTTTATTCAATCTTTGAAGTCGTACTGCCGGGGCTGTTCCGGAGCAAGAAGGCATTTAAAGAAATGAAGGAAACCGACGTAGCTAAACGCGTGCGGCCTTTTGTCCTTCGCCGGGTGAAAGAAGACGTGCTTTCCGATTTGCCGGATAAAATTGAGAACGTCCAGTTCACGGAGCTCAGTGACAGCCAGAAAGCCGTTTACCTCGCTCAGCTGCAGATGCTTAAAAATGAAGTGAAGACGGCGATCCGGGAAGACTCGTTCCAGGAGAACCGGATGAAAATTCTGGCAGGCCTTACGAGGCTGCGGCAGATCTGCTGCCACCCGAAGCTGTTTATGGAAAATTACACCGGAAACTCGGGTAAACTTGATCGCCTGATGGAGTATCTGAAGGAAGCTGTCCCTTCAGGGAAACGGGTCGTGATCTTTTCCCAATTTACGAAGATGCTCGCCATGATCAGGCTGGAGCTTGAAAAGCATGGCTGGAAGTATCACTACCTTGATGGAAAGACGCCGTCCAGTGACCGGGTTGCCATGACGGAAGAGTATAACGCCGGTGGTAAGCCGCTGTTCTTAATTTCGTTAAAAGCAGGAGGTACCGGGCTCAACCTCACCGGTGGGGATACAGTCATTTTGTTTGATTCGTGGTGGAATCCGGCTGTGGAAGAGCAGGCGGCGGACCGGGTCCACCGTTTCGGTCAGAAGAAGGTGGTTCAGGTGGTGAAGCTTGTAACTGCGGGAACGATCGAGGAGAAAATCCACCAGCTTCAGGATCAGAAGCGGGAGCTGATGGACAAAGTGATTCAGACAGGGGAGACGTCGATTACGTCTCTGAATAAGGATGATATTCAGGAGCTTCTGCAGGTTTAG
- a CDS encoding Glu/Leu/Phe/Val family dehydrogenase: MKREETQALIEDVMDVLSDESGFLGIREEEKRTEVCASAKEILKTTDKIIKSYIRVSREKNGIVRIPAYRVQHNNISGFYKGGIRFNENVSESEVENLAILMTIKNALHRLPFGGAKGGVHINPKEYSDRELNLIAKKYVQRFKPDLGPNHDIPAPDLGTNERIIDWMVGEYKTIHPGETYLGSFTGKSVENGGAKGRREATGKGTYLSYQWLLNDWFNDLADKNEVERTGQWRTLEYIHEEYTEKGHIDIAIQGFGNVGSVAAREAFEDEKLTHHVVAVSDREVTLYSQDGLNIEVLDAFGYSHNRLPNTREELTDLGIKADIYEAADVLTLSSDVLILAAVEDQIHRDNMKAIPARILVEGANAPLSQEADQYFEETGKIVIPDILVNAGGVIVSYLEWKQSKITEHYSEDEIIDEMAAQMTETFKRVYDTYFYSEGETMRFGCFYLALERLTSLLYKHGKLF; this comes from the coding sequence TTGAAACGAGAAGAAACACAGGCACTTATCGAAGACGTAATGGACGTACTATCAGATGAAAGCGGATTCCTCGGTATCCGCGAAGAAGAGAAGCGTACAGAAGTATGCGCTTCGGCGAAGGAAATATTGAAAACAACAGATAAGATCATTAAAAGCTACATCCGGGTCTCCCGTGAAAAAAACGGCATTGTAAGAATCCCCGCATACCGGGTCCAGCACAACAACATCAGCGGCTTTTATAAAGGGGGAATCCGCTTTAACGAAAACGTGAGCGAGTCCGAAGTGGAAAACCTGGCTATTCTTATGACAATTAAAAATGCCCTTCACCGCCTGCCTTTCGGGGGGGCCAAAGGCGGGGTTCACATCAATCCAAAAGAATATTCCGATCGGGAACTGAACCTGATCGCAAAAAAGTATGTCCAGCGATTTAAGCCGGACCTCGGACCGAATCACGATATTCCTGCACCGGATCTTGGCACAAACGAACGAATCATTGACTGGATGGTTGGCGAATACAAAACCATCCACCCCGGAGAAACGTATCTCGGTTCTTTTACGGGTAAAAGTGTGGAAAACGGGGGTGCCAAAGGGCGGCGCGAAGCTACCGGAAAAGGCACCTATCTAAGCTACCAGTGGCTTCTTAACGACTGGTTTAATGACCTTGCGGATAAAAATGAAGTGGAACGGACCGGGCAGTGGCGTACTCTTGAGTACATTCACGAAGAATACACGGAAAAAGGGCATATCGATATTGCCATTCAGGGTTTCGGCAATGTAGGAAGCGTGGCAGCCAGAGAAGCGTTTGAAGATGAAAAACTCACCCACCACGTTGTAGCCGTCTCAGACCGGGAGGTGACTCTTTACAGTCAGGACGGCCTCAACATTGAAGTCCTCGATGCGTTCGGCTACAGTCACAACCGCCTTCCCAACACCCGGGAGGAACTTACAGATCTCGGCATTAAAGCGGATATTTACGAAGCAGCCGATGTGCTGACTTTAAGTTCGGATGTGCTTATTCTTGCAGCTGTGGAAGACCAGATTCACCGGGACAACATGAAAGCAATCCCTGCCCGGATTCTTGTCGAAGGAGCGAACGCACCTTTATCCCAGGAAGCGGATCAGTACTTTGAAGAGACAGGGAAAATCGTGATCCCTGATATTCTTGTAAACGCGGGCGGGGTAATCGTGTCCTATCTTGAGTGGAAGCAAAGCAAAATAACGGAGCATTACAGTGAAGACGAAATCATTGATGAAATGGCAGCCCAGATGACGGAGACGTTTAAGCGTGTGTACGATACGTATTTTTACTCTGAGGGCGAAACCATGCGTTTTGGCTGCTTCTACCTTGCGTTGGAACGGCTCACGAGCCTTCTTTATAAGCACGGCAAGCTGTTTTAG
- a CDS encoding TspO/MBR family protein produces MNYQQSKILKWTNVFALVIVIVVNVLSNTLPINGQTAGEISDRLNVLFTPAGYVFSIWSVIYLLVIIWVFRQFFARPADEEAYANIGYWFVISCFFNVAWLLLFHYEYFLLTMVAMIGLLISLIIIYRVIMLTPHTTFFMRLPFSVYLGWVSVATIVNVGVVFNSLGFEEGLFLSNVTWTILLLIVALALGIWFTATNRDPFYSFVLVWAFIGIGVERQGEYPAIAVSAWAAAAILGLYLVYYFVTKKRIYQ; encoded by the coding sequence ATGAACTACCAGCAATCAAAGATTCTCAAATGGACGAACGTCTTTGCCCTCGTTATTGTGATTGTTGTAAATGTGCTCTCCAATACGCTGCCTATAAACGGTCAGACGGCAGGGGAAATTTCAGACAGGTTAAATGTCTTGTTCACTCCGGCAGGATATGTTTTTTCCATATGGAGTGTGATCTATCTCCTCGTGATCATCTGGGTCTTCCGTCAGTTTTTTGCCCGGCCTGCCGATGAGGAAGCGTATGCAAACATTGGGTACTGGTTTGTTATCAGCTGCTTTTTTAACGTAGCGTGGCTTTTGTTGTTTCACTACGAATACTTTCTCCTGACAATGGTAGCTATGATTGGTCTGCTTATCAGCCTGATCATTATCTACAGGGTGATTATGCTCACCCCTCATACGACTTTTTTTATGCGCCTGCCGTTCTCTGTTTATCTGGGATGGGTTTCGGTAGCGACGATCGTGAATGTAGGCGTTGTTTTTAACAGCCTCGGTTTTGAGGAAGGGCTGTTTCTTTCAAACGTGACGTGGACGATCCTGCTCCTGATTGTGGCTCTGGCTCTTGGAATCTGGTTTACAGCCACAAACCGTGATCCGTTTTATTCCTTTGTTCTTGTCTGGGCCTTTATCGGTATTGGCGTTGAAAGGCAGGGAGAATACCCGGCCATTGCCGTTTCGGCCTGGGCGGCAGCAGCGATTCTCGGCTTGTATCTTGTGTACTACTTTGTGACCAAAAAAAGAATTTACCAGTAA
- the kynU gene encoding kynureninase, whose translation MTTDFSEKKAVELDRQDPLSKYKSEFYINEDTIYMNGNSLGLLSKRAEQALYTSLEDWKNQGIDGWMNGEEPWFYFSEKLGRKTAPLIGAKPEEVIVTGSITVNIHQLVSTFYKPTNKKTKILADAITFPSDIYALKSQLKRNGFEPAEHLIQVESEDGQTLNEDSIIEAMTDDVALILLPSVLYRSGQVLDMKRLTEEARKRGIIIGFDLAHSIGALPHDLHAWGVDFAMWCNYKYMNNGPGGVGGLYVHERHFGTEPGLAGWFGSDKDKQFDMAHTFTPAPDAGAYQIGTPHVLSTAPLLGSLEMFLEVGIDLVREKSLSLTDYFITLADQKLEGLGFTLENPREPHRRGGHICLRHEEAASICKALKAKGIVPDFRSPDAIRLAPVAFYTSYHDVWQTVETLASIIKNKDHKTYSNKRNVIA comes from the coding sequence ATGACCACCGATTTTTCAGAAAAGAAAGCAGTTGAACTCGACAGACAAGACCCCCTCTCCAAATACAAATCAGAGTTTTATATAAATGAAGATACCATTTACATGAACGGCAACTCCCTCGGCCTTCTTTCCAAACGGGCCGAACAGGCACTCTACACCTCACTTGAGGACTGGAAGAATCAAGGGATTGACGGCTGGATGAACGGGGAAGAACCGTGGTTTTATTTCTCCGAAAAGCTCGGCCGAAAAACCGCCCCCCTTATCGGGGCCAAGCCTGAGGAAGTAATCGTGACCGGATCCATTACCGTGAATATTCACCAGCTTGTATCAACCTTTTACAAACCAACAAACAAGAAGACGAAAATACTCGCCGATGCGATCACATTTCCATCAGACATCTACGCCCTGAAAAGCCAGCTTAAACGAAACGGCTTTGAACCCGCTGAACACCTTATCCAGGTAGAAAGCGAAGACGGACAGACGCTGAATGAAGATTCGATTATCGAAGCGATGACTGATGACGTCGCTCTTATTCTGCTTCCATCTGTTCTTTACAGAAGCGGTCAGGTTCTGGACATGAAGCGTCTCACAGAGGAAGCCCGTAAGCGCGGCATCATCATCGGGTTTGACCTAGCTCACTCGATCGGTGCACTGCCGCACGACCTCCATGCCTGGGGCGTAGACTTTGCCATGTGGTGCAATTACAAGTACATGAACAACGGCCCTGGCGGTGTGGGCGGTCTCTACGTCCACGAGCGTCACTTCGGCACTGAGCCGGGGCTTGCCGGCTGGTTTGGATCGGATAAAGACAAGCAATTTGATATGGCTCATACGTTTACCCCGGCTCCTGATGCCGGTGCCTATCAGATCGGCACCCCCCACGTGCTGAGCACAGCTCCTCTTCTCGGTTCTCTTGAAATGTTCCTTGAAGTGGGAATCGACTTGGTAAGGGAAAAATCATTGTCACTGACCGATTACTTTATTACACTTGCGGACCAAAAGCTTGAAGGGCTGGGTTTTACCCTTGAAAACCCTCGAGAGCCTCACCGCCGGGGCGGGCACATATGTTTGAGACATGAAGAAGCTGCAAGCATATGTAAAGCCTTGAAAGCCAAGGGTATCGTCCCGGATTTCAGATCACCAGACGCCATCCGTCTTGCACCTGTCGCTTTTTATACAAGCTATCACGATGTTTGGCAAACTGTTGAAACCCTTGCTTCTATTATCAAAAACAAAGATCACAAAACGTATTCCAACAAACGGAACGTGATTGCATAA